Genomic window (Streptomyces sp. LX-29):
GGCGTCGCCCCGCCGGGCGCGGCGCACGGCGCCGCTCCGGGGGCGGCGCGTGGCGCCCCGCCCGGCGCGACACTGGGCGCCCCGCTGGGCGCCATGCCGCGCCCTCCGCCGGGCGCGCCGCCGAGGTGTGGCGCCATCTGCGCCGCGAACGCGCCGTGCTCGCCCGGCTGGCGGCCTGGTCGGTGCTGGAGGCCGGGCAGACGTTCCTGACCGGCTACGCCCTCGCGCGTGCCCTGGACGACGGCTTCCTGGCGGGCGAGCGGGGCGTCGGCCTCGGCTGGCTGGCCGTCGCGGCGCTCGCCGTCGTCGTCGGCGCGTACGGCACCGGGCGCGTCTACCGCGCGGTGGCCGCGCTCGTCGAGCCGCTGCGCGACGCGCTGGTGCGCCGCGTCGTCGAGCGGGCGCTGCGGGAGTCCGCGCGGGACGGCGCGCCCGGCACCGGCGACGCCGCCGTATCGCGCCTCACCCACCAGGTGGAGATCGCCCGCGACACCTTCGCCGGACTGGTGATGGTCTCGCGTGCCTTCGTCTTCACCGCGGCCGGCGCGCTGATCGGTCTCTGCTCGCTCGCCCCGGAGCTGTTGCTGGTCGTCCTCCCGCCGCTGCTGCTCGGCATCGGGCTCTTCGTGGCGACCCTGCGACCGCTGGCCCGCCGCCAGGAGGCGTTCCTGGTGGCGGACGAGACCATCGCCGAGTCCCTGGGCGGCGTCGCCGCCGGGCTGCGCGACATCACCGCCGCGGGGGCCGAGGAGCGGATCGCGGCGCGGTCCGACGCGCACATCGAGAGCGAGGCCCGCGCGGCGCGCGCCCTGGCCCGCTGGGGGGTGCTGCGGGTCGTCGCCGTCGCGGTCGGCGGTCGGCTGCCGGTCGTCCTGCTCCTGGTGGCCGGCCCGTGGCTGCTCGACCACGGGGTGACCGCGGGCGCCCTGGTGGGCGCGTTCGTCTACCTGACACAGTCGCTGCTGCCCGCCCTGCAGAGCCTCATGCACGCCCTGGGCACCGGCGGCTCCCGACTGGCCGTGGTGCTGCGACGACTGTCCGGACCGCGGGAGCCGGCAGACCACGGGCGTCCCCCGCGGTCGGCCGCCGAACCCCCCGCCGCCTCCGCCGAGGCGCCGCCCGCCGTCGAGCTCCGCGCGGTCTCCTTCGCGTACGGCGAGTCGGCCGCCCCCGTCGTGGCGGGGCTGGACCTCACCGTCCCGGCCGGCGGGCACCTGGCCGTGGTCGGGCCGAGCGGCATCGGCAAGTCCACGCTGGCGGGTCTGATCGCCGGCGTGTTGGAGCCGCGCGGCGGGGAGATCCGGGTGTGCGGGCGGCCGGTGCGGGGCGACGCCGCGCCCCACGCGACCGGGCTGCGCGTGCTGATCCCGCAGGAGGCGTACGTCTTCTCCGGCACCCTCGGCGACAACCTGCGCTATCTGCGCCCGGATCCGGTGCCGGAGGCGGAGCTGGCGGCCGCGGCGGCGGCGGTGGGCCTGGACGGGCTCGCGGAGCGGCTGGGCGGGTCGGAGGCGGTCCTGGACCCGGCCGCCCTCTCCGCGGGCGAGCGCCAGCTGATCGCGCTGGGCCGGGCGTATCTCTCGTGCGCGCCGGTGGTCCTGCTGGACGAGGCCACCTGCCATCTGGACCCGGCGGCGGAGGCCCGGGTGGAGCGGGCCTTCGCCCGGCGGCCGGTCCCACCCGGTCCCCACGGCGTTCCGGACGCCGCGCGTCCCACCCGCACCACTCTGGTCGTCATCGCCCACCGGGCCGCCTCGGCCCGCCGCGCCGACCGGATCCTGGTGCTGGACGGCCGGCGGACGGACTGCGGACGCCACGCGGAGCTGCTGGAGCGCTCGGCGCTCTACCGGGATCTGGCCGGGGACTGGAGTGGGGAGGAACTACACCCAGCCGGCGCCGCGCGATATGCGGATCGCGTCGACGCGGTTGCGCGCCCCGGTCTTGCGGGTGATGGCGGCCATGTAGTTGCGCACGGTCCCGTTGGACAGGTGCAGGCTGTTCGCGATCTCGGCGATGGAGGCGCCCCCGGCGGCCAGTGACAGCACGCTCAGTTCGCGCTGGGTCAGCGGGATCTCGGCGGCCTGGAGAAAGCCGAAGCCGAGGGAGTCGTCGACGTAACGTTCCCCCTTGGCGACATGGCGGATGCCGTCCAGCAACCGGCCCGGCGGAGCGTCCTTGTTGACGAAGCCGAGGGCGCGCGCCTCGTAGGCGCGCCGCAGCGGACCCGGCCGTTTCGGGTTGGCCAAAACCAGTAGGGGGCGCCCCTCCTCCTCGCCGCGGCGCCCGGTGCGACCCGCCAGCCGGCCCAGACTCTCCACCAGCGCGGCCCCCACCACACCGGTGCAGTCCGTGTCGACGACGCACACATGCGGCTTCAGCAGCCGCGCCCGGCCGTCCGCCTGGTCCCAGGGTGTTTCGATCACCTCGATATCCGGTTCGGCCGCGATCAGCGCCGCCAGCGCGGATCGCAGCAGACGCGAGTCGTGCACAAGAAGTACCCGGATCACTCTCTGCCCCTCCTGGCCCGCGGCGACCGGTGTGTGCCGAGGGCCCGTTCATGGATACCGGTCCGGGCGGTGTCATGGACGCGAAAATCGAGCCATAGCGGGGCGTGGGGGCGCATTC
Coding sequences:
- a CDS encoding ABC transporter ATP-binding protein produces the protein MAEPRGAETRAGRRPAGRGARRRSGGGAWRPARRDTGRPAGRHAAPSAGRAAEVWRHLRRERAVLARLAAWSVLEAGQTFLTGYALARALDDGFLAGERGVGLGWLAVAALAVVVGAYGTGRVYRAVAALVEPLRDALVRRVVERALRESARDGAPGTGDAAVSRLTHQVEIARDTFAGLVMVSRAFVFTAAGALIGLCSLAPELLLVVLPPLLLGIGLFVATLRPLARRQEAFLVADETIAESLGGVAAGLRDITAAGAEERIAARSDAHIESEARAARALARWGVLRVVAVAVGGRLPVVLLLVAGPWLLDHGVTAGALVGAFVYLTQSLLPALQSLMHALGTGGSRLAVVLRRLSGPREPADHGRPPRSAAEPPAASAEAPPAVELRAVSFAYGESAAPVVAGLDLTVPAGGHLAVVGPSGIGKSTLAGLIAGVLEPRGGEIRVCGRPVRGDAAPHATGLRVLIPQEAYVFSGTLGDNLRYLRPDPVPEAELAAAAAAVGLDGLAERLGGSEAVLDPAALSAGERQLIALGRAYLSCAPVVLLDEATCHLDPAAEARVERAFARRPVPPGPHGVPDAARPTRTTLVVIAHRAASARRADRILVLDGRRTDCGRHAELLERSALYRDLAGDWSGEELHPAGAARYADRVDAVARPGLAGDGGHVVAHGPVGQVQAVRDLGDGGAPGGQ